Genomic segment of Arachis hypogaea cultivar Tifrunner chromosome 11, arahy.Tifrunner.gnm2.J5K5, whole genome shotgun sequence:
TCTATTGTTGTACAGCCAATCGATGCATCACCAGCATGAGACGGCAACACGATATGCCATTGGACGATAGGATCATTCTGTACTTGCAGATGGCTGGTTTATTCCATCTTGCAATACTGAACGAGACATGGTTTCGACTGGACGAGCCATTGGTCAGCGCATTCAGGGTGAGATGGCGGCCTGAGACGCATACTTTTCACATGTTGTTCGAGGAGTGCACGATCACGCTCCAAGATGTAGCATACCATCTAGGGCACCTGATCGACGGTCAGTATGTCAATGGATGTCTTACGGACTTTGCGTGACATATCAAGGGGGGTCGCTTGGCGTAGGTATGGTTTGAGGAGCTGTTGGGTGTTTTTCCTCCTGTGAACTGCATTGACAAGTTCACAGTGAAGTGTACATGGTTTCAGGAGACATTTAGTGAGCTGCCGCAGAAGGCAGACGATGAGACGGTTAGGAAATATCCCGTACCTATATCATGATGCTTCTATCCACACAGCTGTTCGAGGATAAGTCAGGTACCCGCCTGCCTCCACATTCGTTGGCTACCCTATGTCGCTAGGCTAGAGGACATGGGTCAGTATAGATGGGGGTCTACTGCACTGTCATGACTATTCAAGTGCATGTGCCGTGTGGTGAACAAAAATATCGTCAAGTTGTCCGGTCTACTGCAGCTCCTCCAGTCGAGGATCTTCTAGAGGTTCCCTAGTTTCTAGCCAAACGGATTTGATGTCTTCCATTGGCCGTTAGCGTCCAGGTACTCTCCCTTTAATTATGCATCATCTTTTTAATAACATGGTAGATGGTCTGATTATCAGCCCACGTTGAGCGACAAGGGGCCTCTGTTGCGCATTGGAGGCTTAGGATAGATTTACTCCAACCCGGTGATGTGAGTATCTTTTGGTCTCAATCTATTCATAACTAAATTAGGGTTTGCATCTTTTATTAGTTATGGTGACTAACGATAAATACTCGTATGAACAGTTCTTGTGGATGCCGTATAGCTTGCTAGATGTTGTTTAGGTGGTGTACCCCGAGATATTGGAGCCACGACATATGGCATTGTGGAAGGCTACAACAGCGTTGATCTATTTCATTGTCATTAAGTGGCATCTGGTAGATCGGGTGCTGCCGTAGTGGTGGGGTTCAGGGTAGACCTCGTGCTGCCCTGAACATAAATTTTCTAATGTCGAAGGATGGGAGAGGTAGAGATCCGTGGTTTCCTGATACGCTATAGAGTTGGCAACTTTATTAGGTCAATAGGGTGCAGCATGTGCTGTAGTTTGACGTGGTTGCGGATCCAGGACCTTCCCATGAGTACCTGGATTGGTGGTATCAATACGGCAGGAGATTCTTGTTGCTTGAGCTCCTCCTAGGTGATCCCAGGGCAGATGCGATTCCAGTGCAGGTGATACAGAGAGGTCCTGGATGAGTCCCTGCGATGGACCAGATGCCAGATGTTTTGGACAACCGTCGGGTTGCGCAAAGGCAGCATGTAGGGACACGATCGAGCCAGCGTGAATGGATTTGGTTGGAGGAGGCCATCGATAGGATAGAGGGGAGGGGTCGTGGTAGGCGAGGCGGGAGGGGTCGTAGAGTGCGAGGAGCTATAGGTCGTGTTCGTGGTCGTGGTGGAGCTCGATGCGAAGGTAGAGGCAGGCAGGATGACAGTAGTGGCGAGGACGATGATGGTGGTAACGCGGATGACGGAGGTGACGACGACAATCATAGAGGTGGAGGAGGTGGTAACGGTGGTGGGAGCGGGGGTGGTGGTGGTTTAGGGGGTTCATGGGGACACCACGGTAGAGGTGGTGGGTGTGGCGGAGGTGAGTTTAGCAGGGGTTTTGGTCATGGTCATCTTAGGGGAATTGAGGGCCAGCGAGCTGTAGGTGACGCAGGAGGGAGCCATGTATACAGTTGTGGTGGAGTGGGTGGAGGACCTAACGCAGGCAGCGGTGTTCTTGGTCGCGGATTTGGTGACAGTCTGGCTGAGCATCAGATGTACATTAGCCCAGGTCAGATGCTGTCAGAGTTAATGGGCAGTCAGGGCCTTGGCGTGGAGTTTGGTTGGTCACATTTCCTTGATGAGATCATCATGATCATGCAAGAGGATGAGTTGGCCAGTCGTAGGTCTCCGGTAGTTGGATCCCAGACTCGGGTTGATGTGGACCTGAATGAGCTTCCTTCCGGACATGTGGACGACACATTTGCATTGGACGAGACACCCCATCTCCATTCGCAAGACCTAGTACATCGCAGCCCGGTCCATCCACAACACAAGCTGGCACACCGGAGGAGGTCCCCCAGGCCGGAGACGGTGACGAAAACGGTAACGGTGACGAGGACGAGGTCCCTCTGGCACAGAGAGTCTGGTGGGTCAGGCGTCCTCGACGCTGCTTCACTGGATTGCATCTACTCTTAGGATTGAGTAGCGACTATTTAGCATCATGTTTTATGTATTCCATGTTGTGTATTCAGTTTTAGTTATGTATGTCGGGTAGTTATGTATTTTAGTTTGTTGTTTTCTTATGTTGTGAATAAATATTAAGACCCTTTAGTAGAACATATATTCCACGTTATGTTATGTATTCAATTTTAGTTATGTTTAGTACCTTCACATTATACGTTGTATCTTTAGTAAAACGCGAGTCCATATGTGGTGAAACGGATTGAtcaaataaaccaaaattaacaTAAAGCATCCATATTCAAAATAACATGAACTGAAAGATGAATTGAAAAACAACATTATAAAaaaactaaatcctaaaccctacacaTTACTGGCAGATGCAGAACTGATGGTAAATCCTCCCTGGGAACACCTCCTACGTATGTGGCCGGGCTGTCTACAAAGCCCACATCTCTTGGGCTCGTCCATGGTAGTCCGGACCTTGGTAGTCCTGGGGCGCCCCTCAGACGCACATTTCTTGGCCAGATCAGGTATGACGGTCGGACCATCGTACGGCGGCTAAAATCCCTCCAGAACTGGAGGTGTGAACCCCATGCGATAAACATCAAACACAAAGCTAAGGCGATACACCTCGTGGACGTAGGTGAACCAGGCCAGGCGTGCATATGCACAGCAAGCCAAGGCATAACGACATGGATAATGAAGTGCCTGAAAATAGCCACAATCACATGTCTGGTCGGTGAGGGATACTTTGTATGTGCCTAGTGAAAAACTCCTTGTCGGAGTGATCTCTACCACAGTAAACTCTAAGTTGTCCCTGTCGTACATAGTCACGGTGAAACACCTTGAGGAATTTAGATTTGCTTCGATCACCTTAATAAGATACTGACTAAACTGCTGCTCTGTTCCTAACTGTGCCTCGGCATCTCTGCCTTTCTGAATGAATAGCTCGGCCAATCTCCCATAAGTGGCCTTCACCAGCGCACAGACTGGAAGGTTCCTCAGACCCTTCAGTATTGAGTTCACACACTTAGATATATTCGTAGTCATGTGCTCAAATCTCTGACCTTCGTCCTGATGTTGGGTCCAATGTGCATAGTCAATCCGATTAGTCCAGTTGCGCATAGCAGGATCTTCAGCATGGAGAATGTCAAACCAGTAGTGAAACTTGACCTCGGTCTTGtcataagcagcattcactaATAACCTCCGTGCATCCTTGCCCTTGAAACTCAGCGTGAAATTCGCAGCCACGTGTCGGATGCAAAAAGCCCTATATACAGTAAGCAGAAGCCAGCCACCGTCGGAAGCTTCCAATGCAACCTTTATCCAGTTGTGCCTGTCTGATATGACGAGTATACCCGGATGAGGTGTCACATGTTGCCGCAGGTGAAATAGAATGAATGACCACAACTTTGTATTCTCCCCCTCCTCAAGTGCAAATGCAATAGGAATGATGTTGGAGTTTCCGTCCTGCGCAATCGTGACCAACAGTGTACCGCCGCATTTTCCATACAGGTGGGTACCGTCCATACTTACCAACGGCTTGTAATGACGGAATGTCTCAATACACGGTGGGAATGTCCAATAAGCTGAAGAGTCATCCACTTGTCCACTAACTCGCACAGGACTCGTCTTTAACACCGCAACACTACCTGGCATCGTGATCTGAACACCCAATACCCATCGTGGCAAGTCATTGTATGACTCCTTCCAATCTCCATAAATCTGGGCCACGGCTTTCTGTTTAGCCATCCAAACCCTCCTGAACTCGAAGTGTGCATCCGTGGCATTCTGCAGTACCTTAATCGAGACGGTGGCATCAGCTCTAATCATGGGAAGTATGAAGGCCGATATAACATGATAATCAAGCTTCCTGTGCTCACTAGATATCGATGTGGCTAGACAGGTGTGAGGACCATTGTATCGTTTTACCTCTCAAATACCTCTACGCTGCTGGAGGCTAACCTGAATGAGCCATATGCACCCACTGCCGAACTCCTTGCACTTGCCATAGTACTTGAAATTATCGGATTCAAATACCTTGTACTCAACCCCACAGCAAATGCTATAAGTCTTCACGCTTAACACGACTTCTTCTTTATCTTGAAACTGCTGACCAACTTGAAATTCTGATACAACACCTATATTCTGTGTCTCTCTAGTCCCGAAGCCAACAGGTACTCTCGGATCCCCTTGAGGTaccatggcatccaagtccaaagctGAAAAGTGTGGGGGGTACTAATTAGTACCCGAACTAGATGCTCCTCTACCCATAACTAGAGTCGGCCGTGGTGTGTCATCGTCACTATCATCCGCTATTGTGGCGGGcttcacatcatcatcatcatgcagtgCATCCTCAACCCCATCGGGTACTCCAACCTCTTCGAAGACCGGGACCACTGCAGGAGAACCGGGCATCGCAAATGCTACCTCCCCTGATGGTCCAATCTCACTAACTACGGCATCACCACTATGGTTCAGATTAAATGCAAAGGAAGGAGAAGCAACTAAAACTACCTTGGGTGTAACGACCAGCGCAACTGACGAGGCACCAACAGGCATAGAACTAGAGCAGGCTAGATGTCCTGAGAATTGAGGATTCCGATTCGAACCTCCAGAACTAGATACGACATCCACAAGCTTTGCCAACAGTTCCGGAGTCTTCACCTCGAAAAACTGACCACGACAATAGTGCAGAACTTGCAAATCCTCATCACTGCTAATAACAAATGAATCATACTTCACATCATCGTGTAACACGGATATCGGGATTCTATAGAACAACTTCTCTACCCGTTTGACGCCAAGCAGACCTAGTTTCTAGAGTATAGTATTCTTAAATTCGGTAAAACTCGTCGAAAGTTTGAGAAAAATACTCAGCGGGTCCTTATCAATAAACTTAATATCTGATcgcatttttttcttaattgacCCTCTATAGTGCACAAGTGCTACAAAACTCTCATAATTAGCCATTGTGAATCTCACTATGGCGAAAAATTCACTTTGAGCTCGTATTTATAAATGTCAGTAAT
This window contains:
- the LOC112721726 gene encoding uncharacterized protein, giving the protein MVPQGDPRVPVGFGTRETQNIGVVSEFQVGQQFQDKEEVVLSVKTYSICCGVEYKVFESDNFKYYGKCKEFGSGCIWLIQVSLQQRRATSISSEHRKLDYHVISAFILPMIRADATVSIKVLQNATDAHFEFRRVWMAKQKAVAQIYGDWKESYNDLPRWVLGVQITMPGSVAVLKTSPVRVSGQVDDSSAYWTFPPCIETFRHYKPLVSMDGTHLYGKCGGTLLVTIAQDGNSNIIPIAFALEEGENTKLWSFILFHLRQHVTPHPGILVISDRHNWIKVALEASDGGWLLLTVYRAFCIRHVAANFTLSFKGKDARRLLVNAAYDKTEVKFHYWFDILHAEDPAMRNWTNRIDYAHWTQHQDEGQRFEHMTTNISKCVNSILKGLRNLPVCALVKATYGRLAELFIQKGRDAEAQLGTEQQFSQYLIKVIEANLNSSRCFTVTMYDRDNLEFTVVEITPTRSFSLGTYKVSLTDQTCDCGYFQALHYPCRYALACCAYARLAWFTYVHEVYRLSFVFDVYRMGFTPPVLEGF